The following nucleotide sequence is from candidate division WOR-3 bacterium.
AAAGGCTTGGATAAAAATTCGTCGGCGCCTGCTTTTATCGCTTTCAATCTGTCGACTAAAGCGTCGTAAGCGGTTATCACTATTACGGGAATTAATCTGGTTTCAAAAGTGGTTTTAATTTTCCGGCATAGTTCTATTCCGTCCATTTCAGGCATAGTGACGTCGGTGATTATGAGCGCGGGTTTTTCTTTCAAAGCTTTTTCGTAAGCTTCTTTTCCGTTAAAAGCTGTGAGAAAGATGTAATCTTCGCCCCCCAAAGACATTTTTATTGTATTTAAAATGAGTTCGTTGTCGTCGACAAGCAGGATAGAAGTGTTAACAGGCACTTTATTTTCTCATCTCGTCCCTGTTCTTAAAAACTTTCACCAGAGCATCGATTATAACACTGATCATTTTATTATCCGAAAGAAGCATGTTTTGTGTTATCCACAAAGCTTCGTTGAAACATGCTCTCTCTGTGTTGGGCAGGCGAAAAGAATTGAAATCTGGGAAAGGTGTTTTAAAGTATGAGACCGGACCGCCCCCCGGTCCAAAATTCTTCTCGGTGAAAACCGGCTGTTTGTAAACAGGCAAAGAATAACCGGCGCTTACAGGCACGCCTTCGGCTCTGATTGCGTTGACTATGTCGGTTTTCGGTATGTCGTTCCAAAAATCTGTGTCGAGTCTGAACGGAAATATGTGCCAGGATGAAACAGATCCTTCTTCGATCGAGGAAAGGGTTTTGTATCCTTTTATCCCCGATATTTTATCTGCAAGTTCCCTGGCGTTGTCTTGTCTTATCTTGTGCAGTTCCGGATATCTATCAAGTTGAGCTAAAAGAATTGCTGCCTGGAATTCTGTCATTCTGTAATTGCCCCCGTAGTTGTAATGCGCGTACCATAGCCCTGTCTCGCTTCTGCCGCAATTTCCAAGGCTTTTGGCCTTTTTGTAAATTTCACCGGATCCGGTGATTAT
It contains:
- a CDS encoding DegT/DnrJ/EryC1/StrS family aminotransferase, which codes for MPYLAINGGEPVTRDSFPVWPVFGEPERNNLLKAFESGKWGSINGTFVREFENKFSEFSKVPHSVAVPNGSVALSLALKSCGVGPGDEVIVPGYTFIASAMSVLDALAKPVFADIDPETFNIDPSSVEKLICADTKAVMPVHFAGRSADMKKIRDIAKKHGLVIIEDACQAWGSSFSGNPVGTLGDAACFSFQSSKNISSGEGGIIITGSGEIYKKAKSLGNCGRSETGLWYAHYNYGGNYRMTEFQAAILLAQLDRYPELHKIRQDNARELADKISGIKGYKTLSSIEEGSVSSWHIFPFRLDTDFWNDIPKTDIVNAIRAEGVPVSAGYSLPVYKQPVFTEKNFGPGGGPVSYFKTPFPDFNSFRLPNTERACFNEALWITQNMLLSDNKMISVIIDALVKVFKNRDEMRK